The Pseudofrankia inefficax genome window below encodes:
- a CDS encoding zinc-dependent alcohol dehydrogenase — protein MKALTWQGKRDVRVEEVPDPRVSEPTDAVIRVTSTAICGSDLHLYEVLGMFLRPGDILGHEAMGVVEEVGPEVTGLRPGDRVVVPFNISCGNCWMCDRQLYAQCETTQVRETGKGAALFGYTALYGAVPGGQAEYLRVPQAQFGPLKVPDGPPDERFLYLSDILPTAWQAVAYADVPDGGTLAVLGLGPVGQMCVRVARHVGAGGVRAGAPRDVRVIGVDRVPARLGLAARHAEVLDLSQGGDVADRLIELTGGRGPDAVVDAVGMEAHGAPLGKAAQTAVGLLPDLLARPLTERFGVDRLTALHTAIRAVRRGGTVSLSGVYGGEVDPMPMMDLFDKGVQLRMGQAHVRRWTEQILPLLTDSDVLGVDDFATHRLPLTDAPHAYEIFQKKQDDCVKVVLKP, from the coding sequence ATGAAGGCGTTGACGTGGCAGGGCAAGCGGGACGTGCGGGTGGAGGAGGTGCCGGACCCGCGGGTGAGTGAGCCGACGGACGCGGTCATCCGGGTCACGTCCACCGCGATCTGCGGTTCGGACCTGCATCTTTACGAGGTGCTCGGGATGTTCCTGCGGCCGGGGGACATTCTCGGTCACGAGGCGATGGGCGTGGTCGAGGAGGTCGGGCCGGAGGTGACGGGCCTGCGGCCTGGTGACCGGGTGGTGGTGCCGTTCAACATCTCCTGCGGTAATTGCTGGATGTGCGACCGGCAGCTGTACGCGCAGTGTGAGACCACTCAGGTTCGGGAGACCGGTAAGGGTGCCGCGCTGTTCGGCTATACCGCGCTGTACGGGGCTGTGCCGGGCGGGCAGGCCGAGTATCTGCGGGTTCCGCAGGCGCAGTTCGGCCCGTTGAAGGTGCCGGACGGGCCGCCGGATGAGCGGTTTCTCTACCTGTCCGACATCCTGCCGACCGCGTGGCAGGCCGTCGCCTACGCGGACGTGCCCGACGGCGGGACGCTGGCGGTGCTCGGGCTGGGCCCGGTCGGCCAGATGTGCGTACGCGTCGCCCGGCACGTGGGAGCCGGCGGGGTCCGGGCCGGCGCGCCGCGGGACGTCCGGGTGATCGGGGTGGACCGGGTGCCGGCGCGCCTCGGGCTGGCCGCGCGGCACGCTGAGGTTCTCGACCTCAGCCAGGGAGGCGACGTCGCGGACCGTCTGATCGAGCTGACCGGCGGGCGGGGGCCGGACGCCGTCGTGGACGCGGTCGGCATGGAGGCCCACGGAGCGCCGCTGGGGAAGGCCGCGCAGACCGCCGTCGGCCTGCTGCCGGACCTGCTGGCCCGGCCGCTGACCGAACGGTTCGGCGTCGACCGGCTGACCGCGCTGCACACCGCGATCCGGGCGGTCCGCCGCGGTGGGACCGTGTCGCTGTCCGGCGTCTACGGCGGTGAGGTCGACCCGATGCCGATGATGGACCTGTTCGACAAGGGCGTGCAGCTACGGATGGGACAGGCCCACGTACGCCGCTGGACTGAGCAGATACTCCCCCTGCTGACCGACAGCGACGTACTGGGCGTCGACGACTTCGCGACGCACCGCCTGCCGCTCACGGACGCCCCGCACGCCTACGAGATCTTCCAGAAGAAGCAGGACGACTGCGTCAAGGTCGTCCTGAAGCCCTAG
- a CDS encoding iron-containing redox enzyme family protein yields MTQATLDAAMSPGDLPATPTPTPLVTTGFPRPPRTTGGGVTPFRAGHSRPVHTKIADHGTGHVSSAGTATRPVRYGTVLETRELAPGALPAARGTLSEFLLRQLARPAHSPTGWPAPDDDPLLGEDAALTLYCLYELHYRGFAGVDDRWEWEPTLLTLRAQLENDLETRLRQLAAQVGAAPCEGVGPSEVPAALQEIIGCSTGPSLSRYLAEEGSLDQFREFAIHRSLLQLKEADPHSWAIPRLSGYAKAALIEIQMDEYGNGRAPDAHQNLFGVTMLTLGLDPSYGHYLDRIPATTLATVNLPTFFGLHRRLRAALIGHLAIFEMTSVEPMGTYAAALRRHGLGADARHFFEVHVVADAHHQHVAAEQLAQGLAQAEPALTDDILFGARAIMAVEGRCSTAILDAWNTGRSSLRPAG; encoded by the coding sequence ATGACGCAAGCCACCCTGGACGCCGCCATGTCGCCCGGCGACCTACCCGCCACGCCGACCCCAACCCCGCTTGTTACGACGGGATTTCCGCGCCCGCCCCGCACGACCGGCGGCGGGGTTACGCCCTTCCGGGCCGGGCATTCCCGACCTGTGCACACGAAGATTGCTGACCATGGCACTGGCCACGTGTCAAGCGCCGGCACGGCGACGCGGCCGGTCCGGTATGGCACCGTGCTGGAAACCCGCGAGCTGGCCCCGGGCGCGCTGCCAGCCGCGCGAGGGACCCTGAGCGAGTTCTTGCTGCGCCAGCTGGCCAGACCCGCGCACTCACCCACGGGGTGGCCGGCGCCCGATGACGACCCGCTTCTCGGCGAGGACGCCGCACTTACGCTCTACTGCCTCTACGAGCTGCACTACCGGGGCTTCGCGGGCGTGGACGACCGGTGGGAGTGGGAACCGACCCTGCTCACGCTGCGCGCCCAGCTGGAGAACGACCTGGAGACCCGGCTGAGGCAGCTCGCCGCCCAGGTCGGCGCCGCCCCGTGCGAGGGGGTCGGCCCGTCCGAGGTGCCCGCCGCCCTCCAAGAGATCATCGGCTGCTCGACCGGGCCGTCCCTGTCGCGCTACCTCGCCGAGGAGGGCTCGCTCGACCAGTTCCGCGAGTTCGCCATCCACCGCTCGCTGCTGCAGCTCAAGGAAGCCGACCCGCACTCGTGGGCGATTCCCCGGCTGTCCGGCTACGCGAAGGCCGCCCTGATCGAGATCCAGATGGACGAGTACGGCAACGGCCGAGCGCCCGACGCCCACCAGAACCTCTTCGGCGTGACCATGCTGACGCTCGGCCTCGACCCGAGCTACGGCCACTACCTCGACCGGATCCCCGCCACCACCCTCGCCACTGTGAACCTCCCGACGTTCTTCGGCCTGCACCGCCGCCTACGCGCGGCACTGATCGGCCACCTCGCCATCTTCGAGATGACCTCCGTCGAACCGATGGGCACCTACGCCGCAGCCCTTCGCCGCCACGGCCTCGGTGCCGACGCCCGGCATTTCTTCGAGGTACACGTCGTCGCGGACGCCCACCACCAGCACGTCGCCGCCGAACAGCTCGCCCAGGGCCTCGCACAGGCCGAACCAGCCCTCACCGACGACATCCTGTTCGGCGCACGCGCGATCATGGCCGTTGAGGGCCGGTGCTCCACCGCCATCCTCGACGCCTGGAACACCGGCCGCTCATCGCTGCGCCCGGCCGGCTAG
- a CDS encoding methyltransferase: protein MPFFDPIESGFYASCLENLLADIRLGPVLTDGLVELGAGTGIPMVEALRRQESTVAVRGFELDERSQRVAASVVEKSGLANYQVVHGDFFDGAHAGNERCAVANPPYLPAPGDAPELWGGDTGAEISRRVLSEGFETVLLLVSSISDPVGLLAHARAAGYRVSDWMARPIVFGAFTRDSQVSRRVGELARDGHAFFTPETYVIAGVTWVAGPAGPDDIEALTQVLTAGHASAIGGAAA, encoded by the coding sequence ATGCCGTTCTTTGATCCGATCGAGTCGGGGTTCTACGCGTCCTGCCTGGAGAACCTGCTGGCCGACATTAGGCTCGGGCCGGTCCTGACCGACGGGCTGGTGGAGCTCGGCGCGGGCACCGGCATCCCGATGGTCGAGGCGCTGCGGCGCCAGGAATCGACGGTGGCCGTGCGTGGCTTCGAGCTGGACGAGCGCTCGCAGCGCGTGGCCGCGAGCGTCGTGGAGAAGTCGGGGCTGGCGAACTACCAGGTCGTGCACGGCGACTTCTTCGACGGCGCCCACGCCGGGAACGAGCGATGCGCGGTCGCGAACCCGCCCTACCTCCCGGCCCCGGGTGACGCGCCGGAGCTGTGGGGCGGCGACACCGGTGCCGAGATCTCCCGGCGGGTGCTGTCCGAAGGTTTCGAGACCGTCCTGCTGCTGGTCTCGTCGATCTCCGACCCGGTCGGCCTGCTGGCCCATGCTCGGGCGGCCGGCTACCGGGTGTCGGATTGGATGGCCCGGCCCATCGTCTTCGGCGCCTTCACGCGCGACAGCCAGGTCAGTCGCCGGGTTGGTGAGCTGGCCCGAGACGGCCACGCGTTCTTCACCCCCGAGACCTATGTGATCGCCGGCGTCACCTGGGTCGCCGGCCCGGCGGGCCCTGACGACATTGAGGCGCTCACCCAGGTACTGACAGCCGGCCACGCATCCGCCATCGGCGGCGCGGCGGCCTGA
- a CDS encoding DUF2945 domain-containing protein, whose product MATFAKGDRVCWSSHGGTASGEVIRELTADTEAGGRSVRASAEEPQYLVRSDNGGEAVHRPGALTKIRRKTRSR is encoded by the coding sequence ATGGCGACGTTCGCCAAGGGGGATCGTGTCTGTTGGTCCAGTCATGGGGGCACCGCGTCCGGAGAGGTCATCCGCGAGCTCACCGCGGACACGGAGGCCGGCGGTCGGTCGGTCCGGGCCAGCGCGGAGGAGCCGCAATATCTTGTCCGCAGCGACAATGGTGGTGAGGCCGTGCACAGGCCTGGCGCATTGACGAAGATCCGGCGTAAGACCCGTTCGCGCTGA
- a CDS encoding hemerythrin domain-containing protein gives MSTDALVLLKVDHEEIRTAFERFDEASGGTSAARGAVARNIIELLTVHTYVENEVVYPEVQALLPELREEVLESHEEHHVADLLTMELAALRHDADSFTAKATVLIENVTHHIDEEEERWFPTVRERLSRAKISEIGQRLLEAKEQAPRGPVAPGAVRKTIEAYFA, from the coding sequence ATGTCGACGGATGCGCTTGTTCTCCTGAAAGTGGATCACGAAGAGATCAGGACTGCTTTCGAGCGCTTCGACGAAGCGAGTGGAGGAACTTCTGCCGCGAGGGGCGCGGTCGCACGGAACATCATCGAACTGCTCACAGTGCACACCTATGTCGAAAATGAGGTTGTGTATCCGGAGGTCCAGGCCCTCCTACCCGAGCTTCGGGAGGAAGTCCTTGAGTCCCACGAAGAGCACCACGTCGCGGATCTCCTCACGATGGAGCTCGCGGCTCTGCGCCACGACGCCGACAGCTTCACCGCCAAAGCCACCGTTCTGATCGAGAACGTGACCCACCACATCGACGAAGAGGAGGAGCGCTGGTTCCCGACGGTTCGCGAGAGGCTCAGCCGCGCGAAGATCTCCGAGATCGGGCAGCGACTGCTGGAGGCCAAAGAGCAGGCTCCGCGCGGCCCGGTCGCGCCCGGCGCCGTCAGGAAGACCATCGAGGCCTATTTCGCGTAG
- a CDS encoding NAD-dependent epimerase/dehydratase family protein gives MDISRSGAARVVVVGASGNVGTGVLAALGGSAHVADITALARRPPTRPGPKISWRAADITGDDLAGVFAGADVVIHLAWLFQPTHDPAATWRTNVLGSARVFDAVARAGVPALVVASSVGAYSPGPPDDRAVEEDWPTDGWPGAAYTREKAYVERLLDVFERDHPRVRVVRLRPGFIFQRPAASQQRRLFMGPFVPGGLVRAATVPLVPDIAGLRFQVVHADDVAEAYGLAAERDVRGAFNIAAEPVVDCRVLADLLDARAVRMPPRAVRAALVGAWRLHLVPTDPGLFDAVMRLPVMSTARARAELGWAPRHNSLAALRDFLAGLQEGAGASTAALAPATLTGRAGEVLTGVGGRA, from the coding sequence ATGGACATCTCCAGGTCCGGTGCCGCGAGGGTCGTCGTCGTGGGTGCCTCGGGCAACGTCGGGACCGGCGTCCTGGCAGCGCTCGGAGGCTCCGCCCACGTCGCTGACATCACCGCGCTCGCCCGCCGGCCACCGACCCGGCCCGGCCCGAAGATCTCGTGGAGGGCCGCCGACATCACGGGCGATGACCTCGCGGGCGTGTTCGCCGGGGCCGACGTGGTGATCCACCTCGCGTGGCTCTTCCAGCCCACGCACGACCCGGCGGCTACGTGGCGGACGAACGTCCTCGGCAGCGCGCGCGTGTTCGACGCTGTCGCCCGGGCGGGTGTGCCGGCGTTGGTGGTCGCCTCGTCGGTGGGGGCCTACTCGCCGGGACCCCCGGACGACCGGGCTGTCGAGGAGGACTGGCCGACCGACGGCTGGCCGGGGGCCGCCTACACGCGCGAGAAGGCCTACGTCGAGCGGCTCCTTGACGTCTTCGAACGCGATCATCCCCGCGTGCGCGTCGTCCGGCTCCGCCCGGGTTTCATCTTCCAGCGGCCGGCGGCCAGCCAGCAGCGACGCCTGTTCATGGGACCGTTCGTGCCCGGCGGGCTCGTCCGGGCCGCCACGGTGCCTCTCGTTCCCGACATCGCCGGGCTGAGGTTCCAGGTCGTACACGCAGACGACGTGGCGGAGGCCTACGGTCTCGCGGCGGAGCGTGACGTGCGCGGGGCGTTCAACATCGCTGCGGAGCCCGTCGTCGACTGCCGCGTGCTCGCCGACCTCCTGGATGCCCGGGCCGTGCGGATGCCACCGCGGGCCGTCCGCGCCGCGCTCGTTGGCGCCTGGCGCCTGCACCTCGTGCCCACCGACCCGGGCCTGTTCGACGCGGTGATGCGTCTGCCCGTCATGAGCACCGCCCGAGCCAGGGCCGAACTCGGTTGGGCGCCCCGACACAATTCGCTCGCCGCGCTGAGGGACTTCCTCGCCGGACTGCAGGAGGGCGCGGGAGCCAGCACCGCGGCCCTCGCGCCCGCCACGCTGACGGGTCGCGCGGGCGAAGTGCTCACCGGCGTCGGCGGTCGCGCCTGA
- a CDS encoding type 1 glutamine amidotransferase domain-containing protein, with amino-acid sequence MADKLTGQRIAFLVAPEGVEQVELTEPWQAVRDADGVAVLVSTKEGRVQAFNHLAEGDTFAVDETVEGADPGSFDALVLPGGVANPDFLRWQPGVGAFVRSFFDAGRPVAVICHGPWTLIDADVVRGRRLTSWPSLRADLTNAGATWVDDEVVIDQSGPNVLVSSRKPADLKAFTHALVDEFAHPGRGRTQPAFAGVSDQDAIRQVAGQTSADLHAADVFARESDGSLTATEAAKADGDDLTP; translated from the coding sequence ATGGCGGACAAGCTGACCGGCCAGCGGATCGCGTTCCTGGTGGCGCCTGAGGGTGTGGAGCAGGTGGAACTCACCGAGCCGTGGCAGGCGGTGCGCGATGCTGACGGCGTCGCGGTACTGGTCTCGACCAAGGAAGGCAGGGTCCAGGCGTTCAACCATCTGGCCGAAGGCGACACGTTCGCGGTCGACGAGACGGTCGAAGGGGCGGATCCGGGATCCTTCGACGCGCTGGTGCTGCCGGGCGGCGTCGCCAATCCGGACTTTCTGCGTTGGCAGCCGGGCGTCGGGGCGTTCGTCCGTTCGTTCTTCGACGCCGGCCGGCCAGTCGCGGTGATCTGCCACGGTCCGTGGACGCTGATCGACGCGGACGTCGTGCGCGGGCGGCGGCTGACGAGCTGGCCGAGCCTTCGGGCCGATCTGACCAACGCCGGCGCGACCTGGGTAGACGACGAGGTCGTCATCGACCAGAGCGGACCGAACGTCCTGGTCAGCAGCCGCAAGCCAGCTGACCTCAAGGCGTTCACCCACGCACTCGTCGACGAGTTCGCCCACCCGGGCCGTGGTCGGACCCAGCCAGCCTTCGCCGGCGTCTCCGACCAGGACGCAATACGCCAGGTAGCCGGCCAGACCTCCGCCGATCTCCACGCCGCTGACGTGTTCGCGCGCGAGTCCGACGGTTCGCTCACCGCCACCGAGGCCGCCAAGGCCGACGGCGACGACCTGACCCCCTGA
- a CDS encoding catalase: MTDDHTLDPIELGEEQVARGAGGETHQTAEGTDRPTLTTQQGIPVADDQNTLRLGERGPALLEDFHFREKIFHFDHERIPERVVHARGFGVHGFFENYEPLTDLTRADLFQRAGARTPAFVRFSTVAGNKGSADLPRDVRGFAVKLYTQEGNWDLVGNNIPVFFIQDAIKFPDVIHAAKQEPDRGFPQAQTAHDNFWDFASLTPESTHMLMWIMSDRAIPRSFRFMEGFGVHTFRLVNAEGRSTYVKFHWKPKQGLQSVLWNEAVKINGADPDFHRRDLWDAITTGAYPEWELGLQLFDDDFADRFVFDVLDPTKLIPEEEVPIRRVGRLVLDRVVENFFAETEQVAFCTQNIVPGIDFTNDPLLQGRNFSYLDTQLKRLGGPNFTQLPVNAPKCPVAHFQQDGHMAMTNPRGRANYEPNSWPADIGGPREDPARGFSSYPEQGGGTKRRLRPESFADHYSQARQFWESQTPVEQAHIVSAFVFELSKCERPDIRARMVAGLRNVHDDLAAQVAAGVGLTDLPHRLPPAREPITDLPASTALSILHNGPNTFTGRKLGILLADGADADLVAQLRAAASAQQITVEVIAATIGGATASDGSTITADQRVDGAPSVLYDAITLITGTAGAHQLVGSPAARDFLADAYAHCKYIGYTPDAEPILRAAGLGGELDAGFLPLRSGEAVATFLDTIAPLRYWPRQETLP, from the coding sequence ATGACGGACGACCACACCCTTGACCCGATCGAGCTCGGCGAAGAGCAGGTCGCGCGCGGTGCCGGCGGCGAAACCCACCAGACCGCCGAGGGCACGGACCGGCCCACGTTGACAACCCAGCAGGGCATCCCCGTCGCCGACGACCAGAACACCCTGCGCCTCGGCGAACGCGGCCCAGCGCTGCTGGAGGACTTCCACTTCCGCGAGAAGATCTTCCACTTCGACCACGAACGCATCCCCGAACGAGTGGTCCACGCCCGCGGCTTCGGCGTCCACGGCTTCTTCGAGAACTACGAGCCGCTCACCGACCTCACCCGCGCCGACCTCTTCCAGCGGGCCGGCGCCCGCACGCCCGCCTTCGTACGGTTCTCCACCGTCGCGGGCAACAAGGGCTCCGCCGACCTGCCCCGCGACGTGCGCGGCTTCGCCGTCAAGCTCTACACCCAGGAAGGGAACTGGGACCTCGTCGGGAACAACATCCCGGTGTTCTTCATCCAGGACGCCATCAAGTTCCCCGACGTGATCCACGCCGCCAAGCAAGAACCCGACCGCGGTTTCCCGCAGGCCCAGACCGCGCACGACAACTTCTGGGACTTCGCCTCCCTCACCCCCGAGTCCACCCACATGCTCATGTGGATCATGTCCGATCGGGCGATCCCTCGCTCGTTCCGTTTCATGGAGGGCTTCGGCGTTCACACCTTCCGCCTCGTCAACGCCGAAGGCCGCTCCACGTACGTGAAGTTTCACTGGAAGCCCAAGCAGGGCCTGCAGTCCGTGCTGTGGAACGAAGCCGTGAAGATCAACGGTGCCGATCCCGACTTCCACCGCCGCGACCTGTGGGACGCCATCACCACCGGCGCCTACCCCGAGTGGGAGCTCGGCCTCCAGCTGTTCGACGACGACTTCGCCGACCGGTTCGTCTTCGACGTCCTCGACCCGACGAAGCTGATCCCTGAGGAGGAGGTCCCGATCCGTCGGGTCGGGCGGCTGGTCCTTGACCGGGTCGTCGAGAACTTCTTCGCCGAGACCGAACAGGTCGCCTTCTGCACCCAGAACATCGTGCCCGGCATCGACTTCACCAACGATCCCCTCCTGCAGGGCAGGAACTTCTCCTACCTCGACACCCAGCTCAAGCGGCTCGGGGGCCCCAACTTCACCCAGCTGCCGGTCAACGCCCCGAAGTGCCCGGTCGCGCACTTCCAGCAGGACGGTCACATGGCGATGACCAACCCGCGAGGCCGTGCCAACTACGAACCCAACTCCTGGCCCGCCGACATCGGCGGCCCACGCGAAGACCCCGCCCGCGGCTTCAGCAGCTATCCCGAGCAGGGCGGCGGGACGAAGCGGCGGCTGCGCCCGGAGAGCTTCGCCGATCACTACAGCCAGGCCCGCCAGTTCTGGGAAAGCCAGACCCCTGTCGAACAGGCCCACATCGTCAGCGCGTTCGTCTTCGAGCTCAGCAAATGCGAACGCCCCGACATCCGCGCCCGCATGGTCGCCGGCCTGCGCAACGTCCACGACGACCTCGCCGCCCAGGTCGCCGCCGGCGTCGGCCTCACCGACCTTCCCCACCGGCTCCCACCCGCCCGGGAGCCGATCACAGACCTGCCCGCCTCGACCGCCCTGTCGATCCTGCACAACGGCCCGAACACCTTCACCGGCCGCAAACTCGGCATCCTGCTAGCCGACGGCGCCGACGCCGACCTCGTCGCCCAGCTACGCGCCGCCGCCAGCGCACAGCAGATCACCGTCGAGGTCATCGCCGCGACCATCGGCGGGGCGACAGCCAGCGACGGCAGCACCATCACCGCAGACCAACGCGTGGATGGCGCACCCTCCGTGCTCTACGACGCGATCACCCTGATCACCGGGACAGCCGGCGCCCACCAACTCGTCGGCAGCCCCGCCGCCCGGGACTTCCTCGCCGACGCCTACGCACACTGCAAGTACATCGGCTACACCCCGGACGCCGAGCCCATCCTCAGAGCAGCCGGACTCGGCGGCGAGCTCGACGCCGGCTTCCTCCCGCTTCGCAGTGGGGAAGCCGTCGCCACCTTCCTCGACACGATCGCGCCCCTGCGGTACTGGCCACGGCAGGAAACGCTGCCCTGA
- a CDS encoding DUF72 domain-containing protein produces MANLYIGTSGWSYDHWDGVLYPPGTPPRDRLGIYCAQFDTVELNASFYRWPTDATFASWRRRLPAGFTMSVKAPRGLTHGKHLHGPEAWTARIRRGWHELGEHRAVVLTQLDVRQTRDDARLEYFLAGVPRWMRLAVELRHHSWHHEDVYRLLERHQAAYCVLSGAHLPCVLRATAPFVYVRLHGPDHDALYAGSYSDDDLRWWSDRLLEWHAHGLDVYAYFNNDGHGHAVRNALTLRDLCASRLPPG; encoded by the coding sequence GTGGCCAACCTGTACATCGGGACCTCGGGCTGGAGCTACGACCACTGGGACGGCGTCCTCTACCCGCCGGGGACACCGCCGCGGGACCGGCTGGGCATCTACTGCGCCCAGTTCGACACGGTCGAGCTGAACGCCAGCTTCTACCGCTGGCCGACCGACGCCACGTTCGCCTCCTGGCGACGACGCCTGCCCGCCGGATTCACGATGTCCGTGAAGGCGCCTCGCGGGCTCACCCACGGCAAGCACCTCCACGGACCCGAAGCCTGGACCGCGCGGATCCGCCGTGGCTGGCACGAGCTGGGCGAACACCGCGCCGTCGTGCTGACCCAGCTGGACGTCCGCCAAACCCGCGACGACGCCCGCCTGGAGTACTTCCTCGCCGGCGTCCCCCGGTGGATGCGGCTAGCCGTGGAACTGCGCCACCACAGCTGGCACCACGAAGACGTCTACCGACTGCTCGAACGCCACCAGGCAGCCTACTGCGTCCTGAGCGGCGCCCACCTGCCGTGCGTCCTGCGGGCCACCGCCCCCTTCGTCTACGTCCGACTCCACGGGCCCGACCATGACGCCCTCTACGCCGGCTCTTACAGCGACGACGACCTGCGGTGGTGGAGCGACCGGCTCCTGGAATGGCACGCCCACGGTCTCGACGTCTACGCCTACTTCAACAACGACGGCCACGGCCACGCCGTCCGCAACGCCCTAACCCTGCGCGACCTGTGCGCCAGCCGCCTACCACCAGGCTGA
- a CDS encoding TIGR03557 family F420-dependent LLM class oxidoreductase, with protein sequence MTEFGYFLSDEELSPPEIVRSAQAAQAAGFDRIWISDHYHPWQSSQGQSPFVWSVLGAIAATTELRMTTAVTCPTFRIHPAILAQVTETVATLAPGRFTFGVGSGEALNEHILGDAWPPVSSRHARLEEAIEVIRQLWTGDTVTHGGRYFTVHNAKIFSRPDSPPPIYVSGFGEQATQLAGRVGDGWMSVRPDAEGLRTYRDNGGKGRTQAGVKICWAPTMKEAVETAHQRWGFEGAGGQAAQDLPTWQSFEALNDASSPQATANAIACGPDAEHAANAIRPYLDAGFDEVYISQMGPDQDGGIRFLAEEVLPLLR encoded by the coding sequence ATGACTGAGTTCGGCTACTTTCTGTCGGACGAGGAACTGAGCCCACCGGAGATCGTCCGCTCCGCCCAAGCCGCGCAGGCAGCCGGATTCGACCGGATCTGGATCTCCGACCACTATCACCCCTGGCAGTCCAGCCAGGGCCAAAGCCCGTTCGTCTGGAGCGTGCTCGGCGCGATCGCCGCGACCACCGAGCTACGGATGACGACGGCGGTGACCTGCCCGACGTTCCGCATCCACCCGGCGATCCTGGCGCAGGTGACCGAGACCGTCGCCACGCTCGCCCCGGGCCGGTTCACCTTCGGCGTGGGCTCCGGTGAGGCGCTCAACGAGCACATCCTTGGCGACGCGTGGCCGCCGGTCAGTTCCCGCCACGCCCGGCTCGAAGAAGCGATCGAGGTCATCCGCCAGCTATGGACCGGGGACACCGTCACCCACGGGGGCCGCTATTTCACCGTCCACAACGCCAAGATCTTCAGCCGTCCCGACAGCCCACCGCCGATCTACGTCAGCGGCTTCGGCGAGCAGGCGACGCAGCTCGCCGGCCGGGTCGGCGACGGCTGGATGTCCGTGCGGCCCGACGCCGAGGGGCTCCGCACCTACCGGGACAACGGTGGGAAAGGCCGCACCCAGGCCGGCGTCAAGATCTGCTGGGCGCCGACCATGAAGGAAGCCGTCGAGACCGCGCACCAGCGGTGGGGCTTCGAGGGCGCCGGCGGCCAGGCCGCGCAGGACCTTCCGACCTGGCAGTCCTTCGAGGCACTCAACGACGCCTCCAGCCCGCAGGCGACCGCGAACGCCATCGCCTGCGGGCCGGACGCCGAGCACGCCGCCAACGCGATCCGGCCCTACCTCGACGCCGGATTCGACGAGGTCTACATCTCCCAGATGGGCCCCGACCAGGACGGCGGCATCCGTTTCCTCGCCGAGGAGGTCCTGCCCCTGCTGCGATAG
- a CDS encoding DUF72 domain-containing protein → MGKILVGTASWTDRTLIDSGWYPPEAKTAEQRLQYYARQFPLVEVDATYYAPPSATAVRAWVARSPAHFTFNIKAFSLLTGHPTRPAALYADLRDRVPSGRRNLYARDLADDIVDEVWTRFLAALRPLADAGKLGAILFQFPQWFPIGAANKRYLLECQDRCAPLPVCVEFRNRTWMEERNQHETLDFLASYALPYVCVDMPQGYPTSIPPVVAATADLAVVRFHGHSDKWTSKDIHERFGYRYSDDELHAWAPRLRQLAEKADTTHVLMNNCYTDYAQTNARQLIDLLAD, encoded by the coding sequence GTGGGCAAAATCCTGGTCGGGACGGCGTCCTGGACGGACCGGACCCTGATCGACTCCGGCTGGTATCCCCCGGAAGCCAAGACGGCCGAGCAGCGGCTGCAGTACTACGCCCGCCAGTTCCCCCTCGTCGAGGTCGACGCGACCTACTACGCACCACCGAGCGCGACCGCCGTACGCGCCTGGGTCGCCCGCAGCCCCGCGCACTTCACCTTCAACATCAAGGCGTTCTCGCTGCTCACCGGGCACCCGACCCGGCCCGCCGCGCTCTATGCCGACCTGCGCGACCGGGTCCCGTCCGGCCGCAGGAACCTCTACGCCCGCGACCTCGCCGACGACATCGTTGACGAGGTGTGGACCCGGTTCCTCGCGGCGCTGCGCCCACTCGCCGACGCGGGGAAGCTCGGCGCGATCCTGTTCCAGTTCCCGCAGTGGTTCCCGATCGGCGCCGCGAACAAGAGGTACCTCCTGGAATGCCAGGACCGCTGCGCGCCGCTACCCGTCTGCGTCGAGTTCCGCAACCGCACCTGGATGGAAGAACGCAACCAGCACGAGACACTGGATTTCCTCGCGTCCTACGCCCTGCCCTACGTCTGCGTCGACATGCCCCAGGGATATCCCACCTCCATCCCACCGGTCGTGGCCGCGACCGCCGACCTCGCCGTCGTCCGGTTCCACGGCCACAGCGACAAATGGACCAGCAAGGACATCCACGAACGGTTCGGCTACCGCTACAGCGACGACGAGCTACACGCCTGGGCACCCCGGCTCCGTCAGCTCGCCGAGAAGGCCGACACCACCCACGTACTCATGAACAACTGCTACACCGACTACGCCCAGACCAACGCCCGTCAGCTCATCGACCTCCTGGCCGACTGA